Genomic segment of Synechococcus sp. A18-25c:
ACTTGTGTGCTGAGTGATCGTGTAGCTGCATTTAAAAATCAACCATCGCTTCAAGATTTCGATTCAACAGCTTTGGGGAATTGGTGGATTTCCTCACCACGTTACACGCCGGAGCGTTTTAAAGCCTCTTGGCAGAGCAGGCGTCCACGTGCTGAGATTCATTCAATGATTTCTGCTTTGGGCAAGGTTTTCTCTTCAAGTGATTACTCTTGGGAGACGAATCTTATATTTCAAGTGACCCAATTATTAGATTTATCCGGCCCACCTCATATTCAGTTTCCGCGTAGAATGTTGAGGAGTACAATACATAAGTTGGTTGTTGCTGTGCACCGACAACTTTTGATTATGGGCCCAGGAAGTCAGGAAGCTCATGATTTTGATTTGGCAGCACGCGAAATATTGCTTGACCTACTCCCAGTCCTGGAACTAGAGCTTTATGCTCTTTGTGACGCTGTCGAAGCATTGCCTGTCCTCGCAACATGCGATAATTAACTTATGTCATCAGAAGGTGAGAATGATGGATCAAAATGTTGACTGCTTGCAGGCAAACTTGAAATGGCTGGCTAATGTTCAGCCAGAATTGGCGAATCAAGTTGCAGAACTAACTGAAAAGGATGTTGTTTTCCGATTTGACTCTGTTTCTTCAGATTATGATCTCTATTTTAAAAATGAGAGAGTGTTAGAGGGCAGTATTGAATCCCTTGAACAGATTTTCAATCTTCAACTTGAATCTACAGATGGAATTGCGATGCCAAGGCTGCATCGTAATTTTCCTGAGTGCTCTAACGCTCCTGGGAATATACTTTCGGCAATGGTTGATAAGCACCATGAGCTGCTTTCTGATTTTATGCCTGCACTACCTTATAAAGATGATCCACTTCAGCATAAAAAACCACCATATAGAAATTTACTTGTAATGGGCAGCTTAATGTTGTCTCCTCTTTTGTCCTATCTAAAACAAGTAGATGAATCACCATGGGTGAGCATTACAGTGGTAGAGGACGACGTTCGTCAATTGCAAGCGATGTTGTCATTGGTTGATATGCCTACTCTGGTTAATATATGCAAAAAAAGATCAATTTCTTTCGTATGGCATGTTGATGCCAATAGTTCTAATCTTCGAGACCGAATCTATTCACAACTGAGTACGACTAGTCCTACCTTTTTATTTGGCTGGCAGATCCTTCGAAGTCCTGTCCAATCACCCGCTCTTATGGAGTTGCGTAGTTGGCTTCATGCTCCCGAGGGTGCTGCTCAGAACATGCTGGCGATGCTTGGCTTTGCCACTGATGAAATTAATCAATCCCAACAAGCCTTGTGGAACGCTGTTTCGCAACAGACAATGCATATCTTGTCTTCCGACATATTGACTGAAGACACCCCAATAGTTGTTGTAGCGAGTGGTCCTTCTTTAGATAGCAACATTGAATGGTTAAAACAGCATTGTCAACATTTTAATATCGTTGCTGCAGGAAGTGCACTCGGAACTCTTTTAAAGGCTGGAATTCGCCCTTCTGTTGCCTTATTTTTGGAGCGTGGCTCTGAAGTCTATTCGGATCTTTGCACTCTTTTGGTTGAGGGATACACATTAAAAGATATCTTTGTTTTTGTGTCTAGCACGATTGATCCTAGAGTTCCGGCTTTGTTTGATCGCGCTGCATTCTATCACCGACCTGTCGCAGCAGCTACAGAACTTTTCCCAAATGATCAAAATGCCACGATGCCAATATCTGGTCCTCACGTAATTAATTCTGCCGTCGAAACTATGCTTTGTCTAGGTAGTAGAGAGATACTTTTGGTTGGTGCTGATTTTGGTGCTGTTAACAAAAAATCTCCTAGATCACTGAATGCTCTTGGAGTTTCACCACGAGACTTTACGATCCCTGTCAAGGGTAGTCGTGGACGCACTATTTTTTCTGAGCCTGAGCTTTTGCATACCGGCTATTTGCTTAACCGTGTGATCTTATCTTTTCCAGGTTGCAAAGTGTTCAGGTTAGGGGAAGGTATAGTCATGTCTTCAACGAAAAATGTTGAAGAATCAAACGAGCTAGCCGCACAATTTGCAAGATCACCTAATGCTTTAAGACGTAAACTCAGTAATTTGCCTGTTAGTAGCTTTTCTAAATCAGAGTGTTCCATTTTCTTTGACTCTGTTGAGAAGGATCTTTCAAAATGGGTAGAAGAAGTGTATTCATCTGTCCATATGACAGACGGTTGGTGTAAATCCATCGCTGACGCCATTTCTCCATTGTTGCTTCGGCTTAATATGGGTGATTCTAGGGAAAGGAAATTCATTACTCGAATTTTGAGTCAGCCTCTCTTTTTTATTTGCATGCAACTCTATGATGTATCTGTAGAAGACACAGATCAGTTTAAGCAGCGACAATATGACTTCTTAAAAAGTGTTGATTTATTGGCGAGCACATTATTATTTTGGCTCTCTGTCATGCGTCCTTGGCTATCGGCTCAGCAGCTACCATCTTGGAATCCAGAGTGGCTTCGTCAGCACTATCAAGTGTTTAGTTCCCAGAACATTTAAACTTCTGAAAATTTATTTAATTTTTGTTAGGACTATGTCTTCTTATATTCACTTTTAGTTTTAGAAAGCGTTACGCTGAAATCATACTTATAATCTTCACATTACTTAGGATCTATTTTAGCAAATTCTTTTTGTGAATGCGCTTGCTTTGTAGTGCGCTTAAGCAGCATTAATACTTTCAGGCTATATTTATCTTTAGCAAATTGTTAATCAGTGCTTCCCACTTTTTCAGGCTATTTGTAACCGAAAACTCTTGGCGTATTTCGCAACGCTGTTGCGATCTTTTTCTTAGTCTGCTAACCATTGTTTTTTCGATGGCTTGAGGGTTGTCGAGATCTATCCATGTCACGTCTGATTGATTTTTGACGATTCCTTCAGTGGCTTCAGTCTCATTGACGCAGAGGCGTGCACCACAAGCTGCCGCTTCAAACAAACTCCAACTTGTCACATATGGCCTAGTGAAATAACAATGTAAGTTGCTTCTTTGTAACACCATACGATATTGTGGGTAAGGCAACAATCCGGTGAAATGTAGCCGTTCAAGGCCTTTGAAATTACCCATTTCGGCTAATATATATTTTTTCCAACTTCCTTCGTGGGTTGGTGCATCGTAGCTGTAGGCACGTCGGTCACGGCCTGCAATTACTACATGAAGGTTTTCAATTTTTTGAAGGGCTTTTGATGCTGAGCGTAAAAATTCTGGAAATCCACGCAGTGTCTCCATCCCTCGCGTTGCATAACTTAAGATGACCATGTCTGGGGTTATGACTAATGGTTTGTCAAGTTCTTCTCCAGTAATTTGAATGGTTTGTATATCTACTTCATTGTATGGGTGAAAAAAATCTGTATCGATTCCGTCAAAAATAACGCTTAATTTGTTTTGAAATTCTTTAGGGAACTGTTGATGCTGCCATGCTGTGGGTACGACTCCAGCATCACAACTCGATAGCTCCTCCAAGATGTTTAGATTACGCATGCGGGTCTTTAGTTGTTCGTCCAACCCATAATTGTTGAGTAACCACTTCGCGGTTGCTTTTTTGAAATACCATTCAAACAGCCCTATGTGTATGGTCTTGGGCAACAAGTCCTTGATGAATAAACCTAATCCAACACCGCCGTGGGTTATAACCAGTTTGGGGTCAAAACCTTCTTCTAATAAGCTGTTTATTTCGCGTATTACCGCTTGTCCTTTTAGGATCGACTCTTCTGTAGCCGTTAGGTAGTGGTGTGTGCTTGGATGAGCTGAACGATGGAGTTTGAAGCAGCGGATCGTTACGCCTTGAATTGGTTGTGTGGCTGCATCCTGTCTCCCAGTTAAAAACACCACACTGTTTTCTCTGCTTGCGCCTAGAGCTGCAGCAAGATGCTTGAACTGAGCCGGGTAGTTGCCGTGAATGAAAAGGATGTCCATGTTTATATTGTCTCCTAACCCACCCTCTTGTGACCAATCCTTGTATGCGAATTTTATTCGTTCATCAGTCTTTCCCTGGTCAGTATCGTCATGTATTAAGGGCTCTTGCTAAGGAGGGTGGTCACCAGATCGTTGGTCTCGGTATTCACCCATTAACTGAGCCTATTCCAGATGGTGTCACGTACGTTCGCTATACACTTAGCCGTGGTACAGGCAAGGATACTCATTCTTGGGCATCTGAAACGGAGACCAAAGTTATCCGCGGGGAGGCTTGTGCTAAAGCTGCTCATCACTTGGTTCAGCAGGGATTTTATCCAGATTTAATCTGTGCACACCCCGGTTGGGGCGAAGCATTGTTTCTTAAGGATGTGTGGCCTGCTGCCAAGGTTCTTAGTTATCAAGAATTTTATTACCGAGCTCGAGGTTTTGATTATGATTTTGACTCGGAATTGCAGGGGCCACTGGATTGGCAGGCTTGTGCCAAGTTGAGAATGAAAAATGCTAATAATTTACTGATGCTCGAATTAAGTGACTGGAGCGTTACTCCTACTCTATTTCAGAGAAGTAGCTTTCCATTGTGCTTTCAGGATCGTATTAGTGTGATCCACGATGGAATTGACACTCAGCTAGCTGCTCCTGATCCTGCTCCCCAGCCTTGCAGGCTCCCTGGTGGCGTCATCGTTTCTCCAGGAGAATTGATCGTCACATTTGTGAACCGTCGTATAGAGCCCTATCGAGGCTGTTTGACATTCATCCGATCTATACCTGCAATTCAAAGGTTATGTCCAACTGTCAAAATTGTTGTTGTGGGCGGACATGAAGGCGTTAGCTATGGGCAGGAGCCACCAGTGGCTAATTGGAGAGATATTTGTTTGGCGCAAATTAGGGGACACTATGATGAGTCGAGCATTCATTTTGTAGGGAATTTGGACTATCAAAGTTTCCTTTCACTCCTAAAGTTAAGTACATGTCATGTGTATTTGACATACCCTTTCGTTTTGAGTTGGAGTTTGCTCGAAGCTATGAGTGTTGGCTTGCCAATTGTCGGGTCGTCTACAGCTCCTGTTCAAGAAGTTATTCGCGATGGGGAAAACGGTATGTTGGTGGATTTCTTTTCACCAGATCAGCTTGCGCATGCTGTTGCGGAGATTCTCAGCGATCGTGAGAAAGCTATTGCACTTGGAAGAGCTGCGCGGGAAACAATTTTAGCTAATTACAGTTTGGAGAGATGTGTTCCACAACAGTTACAGCTGATGCAGCTTGTTGCTGGTGGGGTGTTTTAAGTATCTCCTTGATGGGAGTATAAGGTGGCATATCTTCCCCCAAGGTTCATTAATTGATCGTGAGTTCCTTGTTCAACAATTCGACCTTCATGCATCATCACAATTCGATCCGCATGCTTAACTGTACTTAGACGGTGGGTAATGAAAAATACAGTTCTTCCTCTCAGTTGATCCTGGAGATTGCGACATACATTGGATTCAGTCTCATAATCTAATGCACTTGTGGCTTCATCAAGTACAAGCAATTTTGGATTCTGTAGTAATGTCCTAGCAATGGCAATGCGTTGACGTTGACCACCGCTTAAACCAGCACCACGTTCACCTAATTGGGTGCCGTAGCCGTCCGGGAGTTCCATGATGAAGTCATGAGCTTCTGCTGCACGTGCAACACTGATCACTGCGTTAGTGTCAGCCTCAGGTGCGTTCATCGTGATGTTGTCCCTGATTGTGCCCTCGAACAACAAGCAATCCTGAGGGACTATGCCAATTTGTTGGCGAATGCTGCTTAGATTTACCTTATTGATGTCATAACCATCAATGAGGATCCTCCCTTCGTTGGGTTCGTACAGCCTGGGAAGAAGCTTCATAAGTGTGCTTTTGCCGCTTCCACTTTGGCCAACGATTCCAATAAAGCTTCCTGCTTCAACAGAGAGGTCCACTCCATCTATCTGCATACTTCCTTGAGTACCAAATCGAAATTTGAGAGAATCGAATTTCACATTACCTTTAATTGGAGGAAGCGAAATTTGATCTGTATCACGGTCTCCCGTTTCTGATACCTGATCGACGATGTCAGCGAGTCTCTCCATTGAGATTCCCACTTGTTGGAAGCCTTGCCACAAACTTGATAGGCGAAGGATCGGACCTGTGACATAACCAGCAATGATGCGAAAAGCTATTAGCTGTCCCAGGCTAAGTTGCCCATCTATGACTTGATATACACCAACCCAAATGATTAGAAGTGAGCTAAGTTGATTTAAAAAATTACCAACTTCGCTAGCGCTGCTTCCGAGGACAACACTTTTGAAACCTTCAGCGATCTGACCTGAATATCGTTCTTGCCACCGCCAGCGTGAATTCAGTTCAAAGTGTTGCGCTTTAACGGTCTGAATACCACCTAATGTTTCAATGAGATGACTCTGTGTGCGAGCAGCGAACTGGGCTTGATTACGTATAAGCCTTCGATAGACAGGAGCAATAAAAAGAATCAGCAAAATATATAATGGTATGGTGCCCAGAGCGACAGCTGTTAATAGTGGGCTATACATTAACATAATTAGAATATAGATTGTTGCAAATAAAAGATCTAGCGCGCTCGTAATAGCTGTGCCTGTGAGAAATCCGCGAAGATTGCCCAGCTCGCTGAGGCGTTGCGAAAGCTCCCCAACAGGACGCTTTTCGAAGAAGCGCAGCGGTAATCGCAGAAGCTTATCGATCACCTGGCTCCCCAGTAGAAGGTCCATGCGATCAGTGGTGTCGATCAGCAACCATGTGCGCACTGCCGTTAGCAGACCCTGGAATAATGCAGCCACGACAAGAGCAGCACCCAGCACTTGCAGTGCTGAAAGGTTGCTCTGATTAATTACTTTGTCGATGATTTGTTGCAAAAGCAATGGGTTGGCGAGTTGGAAAAGCTGTATGAAAAGGGATGCAAGTAACACCTGAATTAGTGGCCACTGAAAGCGCTTTAGTACTGGAGCAAACCAACCCCAGCCGAATTGTTTTGTTGGTGTGTTGGACAGGCGTTTGACCAACACTACTTGAACTTCATTGCCCCATTCTTCAAGAATTTTGTTGAATGGAAGGTTACGCCAGCCTCGTTCAGGATCGGCAAGTAAAACTTTGCCACCTTTAACTTCTGTCAGGAGGGCGAAATATCCCTGGGTTGCCACAATTACTGGCAACTCAAGGCGATGTATTTGTTCAAATTTCACAGAACCCACCTGTGTTTGGAGGCCCATTGTTTCAGTTAATTGGCCGATGGTGTGAATTGGAATCTGTCCATTGCGTTCGCTTGCACCCTCTAACACTTTTTCGATCACATCTATTGGACATGGTGTGTCGTAGGCACGGGCGAGCATGCGCAGGGTGGCCAGATTGGCACCTACTGGCCCATGTCCACGGATCGGCCGAAATCCCTGGAGGTCAGCCTCGTTCCTGGCGTCTCGTAGGCCAAGTTCGGTTAGATCAAGATTGGTGCTCGGATTCCACTTATTAGTGTTGTTTGTGTTGTTTTTGGACTCCTTCAAGGTGGAGAAATTGTTTTTGTTAGCTTGTGTAGCTAGGTGCTTAGCCGACAAATTTTGGGTGGGTGTCCAATACCAAAACCGAAGTGGAAGGCGGCTGACTTTGCTGAGCTCCTCCTGCTCAAAGAGTGTAACTACAGTACCCGTGAGTGATGCATGCTCAGGGAGCACTGTGCTCAGCAGTTTTTTGGTGTGATCTGAGTGAGTCGCTTCTGGAAGGCTTGCTTGCAATTGCTCAATGATCCACTCACTTGCATTGGTTGGAGGATTGGCTTGCGTCTGTAGGTGTCTGCTGAGGACGGCAGCACCCTCGCAGGGCGACCAATGGTTTTGTAGGCCCACTGTTAGGCCTTCATCCTTCTTAATAAGGTTGTTCAGAAGCTCCAGAGGCACGCTGACCAATTGCGTTGTTCGTCGTGCAATTGCTCCTTCGCAGGCGGATTGACGTAATAAACCGACCACTCCGACTAGCTGCCCAGCTTCAGCTCGACCCACGCTGAACAGATCGCTGTGAAAAGGCTCTTTGGCCAGTAGTCGAAGGGCACCTTCGATAACGACGAAGGCATGAGTTTCTAAAGCTCCT
This window contains:
- a CDS encoding 6-hydroxymethylpterin diphosphokinase MptE-like protein: MDQNVDCLQANLKWLANVQPELANQVAELTEKDVVFRFDSVSSDYDLYFKNERVLEGSIESLEQIFNLQLESTDGIAMPRLHRNFPECSNAPGNILSAMVDKHHELLSDFMPALPYKDDPLQHKKPPYRNLLVMGSLMLSPLLSYLKQVDESPWVSITVVEDDVRQLQAMLSLVDMPTLVNICKKRSISFVWHVDANSSNLRDRIYSQLSTTSPTFLFGWQILRSPVQSPALMELRSWLHAPEGAAQNMLAMLGFATDEINQSQQALWNAVSQQTMHILSSDILTEDTPIVVVASGPSLDSNIEWLKQHCQHFNIVAAGSALGTLLKAGIRPSVALFLERGSEVYSDLCTLLVEGYTLKDIFVFVSSTIDPRVPALFDRAAFYHRPVAAATELFPNDQNATMPISGPHVINSAVETMLCLGSREILLVGADFGAVNKKSPRSLNALGVSPRDFTIPVKGSRGRTIFSEPELLHTGYLLNRVILSFPGCKVFRLGEGIVMSSTKNVEESNELAAQFARSPNALRRKLSNLPVSSFSKSECSIFFDSVEKDLSKWVEEVYSSVHMTDGWCKSIADAISPLLLRLNMGDSRERKFITRILSQPLFFICMQLYDVSVEDTDQFKQRQYDFLKSVDLLASTLLFWLSVMRPWLSAQQLPSWNPEWLRQHYQVFSSQNI
- a CDS encoding glycosyl transferase family 1 translates to MDILFIHGNYPAQFKHLAAALGASRENSVVFLTGRQDAATQPIQGVTIRCFKLHRSAHPSTHHYLTATEESILKGQAVIREINSLLEEGFDPKLVITHGGVGLGLFIKDLLPKTIHIGLFEWYFKKATAKWLLNNYGLDEQLKTRMRNLNILEELSSCDAGVVPTAWQHQQFPKEFQNKLSVIFDGIDTDFFHPYNEVDIQTIQITGEELDKPLVITPDMVILSYATRGMETLRGFPEFLRSASKALQKIENLHVVIAGRDRRAYSYDAPTHEGSWKKYILAEMGNFKGLERLHFTGLLPYPQYRMVLQRSNLHCYFTRPYVTSWSLFEAAACGARLCVNETEATEGIVKNQSDVTWIDLDNPQAIEKTMVSRLRKRSQQRCEIRQEFSVTNSLKKWEALINNLLKINIA
- a CDS encoding glycosyltransferase family 4 protein — protein: MTNPCMRILFVHQSFPGQYRHVLRALAKEGGHQIVGLGIHPLTEPIPDGVTYVRYTLSRGTGKDTHSWASETETKVIRGEACAKAAHHLVQQGFYPDLICAHPGWGEALFLKDVWPAAKVLSYQEFYYRARGFDYDFDSELQGPLDWQACAKLRMKNANNLLMLELSDWSVTPTLFQRSSFPLCFQDRISVIHDGIDTQLAAPDPAPQPCRLPGGVIVSPGELIVTFVNRRIEPYRGCLTFIRSIPAIQRLCPTVKIVVVGGHEGVSYGQEPPVANWRDICLAQIRGHYDESSIHFVGNLDYQSFLSLLKLSTCHVYLTYPFVLSWSLLEAMSVGLPIVGSSTAPVQEVIRDGENGMLVDFFSPDQLAHAVAEILSDREKAIALGRAARETILANYSLERCVPQQLQLMQLVAGGVF
- a CDS encoding ABC transporter transmembrane domain-containing protein codes for the protein MQQDAQQDQVSGMTASVNPANRLEFLRGVKEFQQALLPSIQQLAGASELITLRQGQTLLRAGALETHAFVVIEGALRLLAKEPFHSDLFSVGRAEAGQLVGVVGLLRQSACEGAIARRTTQLVSVPLELLNNLIKKDEGLTVGLQNHWSPCEGAAVLSRHLQTQANPPTNASEWIIEQLQASLPEATHSDHTKKLLSTVLPEHASLTGTVVTLFEQEELSKVSRLPLRFWYWTPTQNLSAKHLATQANKNNFSTLKESKNNTNNTNKWNPSTNLDLTELGLRDARNEADLQGFRPIRGHGPVGANLATLRMLARAYDTPCPIDVIEKVLEGASERNGQIPIHTIGQLTETMGLQTQVGSVKFEQIHRLELPVIVATQGYFALLTEVKGGKVLLADPERGWRNLPFNKILEEWGNEVQVVLVKRLSNTPTKQFGWGWFAPVLKRFQWPLIQVLLASLFIQLFQLANPLLLQQIIDKVINQSNLSALQVLGAALVVAALFQGLLTAVRTWLLIDTTDRMDLLLGSQVIDKLLRLPLRFFEKRPVGELSQRLSELGNLRGFLTGTAITSALDLLFATIYILIMLMYSPLLTAVALGTIPLYILLILFIAPVYRRLIRNQAQFAARTQSHLIETLGGIQTVKAQHFELNSRWRWQERYSGQIAEGFKSVVLGSSASEVGNFLNQLSSLLIIWVGVYQVIDGQLSLGQLIAFRIIAGYVTGPILRLSSLWQGFQQVGISMERLADIVDQVSETGDRDTDQISLPPIKGNVKFDSLKFRFGTQGSMQIDGVDLSVEAGSFIGIVGQSGSGKSTLMKLLPRLYEPNEGRILIDGYDINKVNLSSIRQQIGIVPQDCLLFEGTIRDNITMNAPEADTNAVISVARAAEAHDFIMELPDGYGTQLGERGAGLSGGQRQRIAIARTLLQNPKLLVLDEATSALDYETESNVCRNLQDQLRGRTVFFITHRLSTVKHADRIVMMHEGRIVEQGTHDQLMNLGGRYATLYSHQGDT